The Streptomyces sp. DG1A-41 genomic sequence GAAGATCCTGGCCTACCACCCCGAGATGGATCCCGACGCGTTCCTGACCCTGGCCCGGCTGGCCATCGGTGACCGTGCCAACGTGACCCGTTCCAGCCCCAGCGCCCTGCTCGAGATCAGCGGTCCCGGAGTGTCCAAGGCCAGCACGCTCGCCCTGTGCTGCGCCGAGCGCGGCATCTCGCACGAACAGGTCGTCGCCTTCGGTGACATGCCGAACGACGTCGAGATGCTGACCTGGGCGGGCCGGTCCTACGCGATGGGCAACGCCCACCCGGACGTGATCGCCGCGGCCTCGGGACGAACTGTCGCGAACAACGAGGACGGGGTGGCGGTCGTGATCGAGCAGCTGCTCACGGAACTGCCGTAGCTGTCGCGACCGCGGCCTGCGGCTCTGTGGCTGCGGTTCGGCTGTGGCTGCGGTTCGGCTGTTGCTCTCGCCGGGGTCAGAGCGACACCCCTCGCGCCGCCAGCCACGACACCGGATTCACGGACGAGCCCATCTCCGGCGTGAGCCTGGCCTCGAAGTGCAGGTGCGGTCCGGTGGAGTTGCCCGTGCTGCCCGACTGGCCGATCCACTGGCCGGGGCTGACGCGCTCCCCCTGGTCGACCGCGACGGACGCGAGATGGGCGTACTGCGTGTAGTAGCCGCCCTCGTGACCGACCACGATCTCGATGCCGAAGGGCCCCCCGCAGGACACCTTCACCACCCGGCCCGCTCCCACAGCACGTACCGGCGTGCCGATCGGCACCGCGAAGTCCTGCCCGGTGTGCCGACTCGACCACCGCGCACCGCCGCTGCCGTAGGACGCGGACAGCTCGTACGTCCCCACGGGCGCGACCCACGCGCTCGTGAACTCCGTCTCCGACTGGTCGAGCCGCACGGCCCCACGGCACGCCCCGGCGGCGACCGAGGCGTCCGCCTGCCCCTGGAGCCGCGAGCGTGCCGCTTCCAGCTTCTGCTCGATGTCCGCCTTGAGCCCTGCGAGTTGCGTGTTCCGCTTCTCCAGCGCCTGCCACAGGACCGCGGCCTTGGCCTCGTCCGCGGCGAGCCGTGCCTCGGCCCGGCGGCTCTTGGAGATCGCGTTGTTCACGGCGAGGTTCGTCTGCGAGAAAGCGTGCTGACCTCGCATCAGGTCCTCCGGGCCGTCGGCGAGGATCAACTGCGCCGCCACCGGCAGGCCGCCGCTGGAGCGGTACTGGGCACGGGCGATCCTGCCCAGGTCCTCGTGCAGGGCCGCGATGTGCCGCCGCTGACCGTCCAGGAGTTTCTCGGCCCGCTGGGCTCTGACCCGTTGCTCCTCGGCCTCCTCGCGCCCCGCCTCGTACTGCTGCGTCGCCACCGCGGCCTCCTCGTACAGCCGCGCCACCTCGGCGCTGAGGCCCGAGTCCCCGCCGGTGCCTCCCCCGGGTTCCTTGTGCGCCTCCGTCGGCCGGGCCGCGAGGACCGCCAGCGCGCACAGCAGAATTGGGACAATCAGCCGATGGCGGCGATATGAGCGCATGTCAGCGATCTTCGCCCAAGCCGGTCGCCCCGGCCCTGTTCACGTCGTACGGCTGGGGGACCAGCTGCCTCGAACGGCTCAGTGCGGCACCGGTCGTGTCTCCGCTAAGGCGCGGCCACCAGCGACTCCGACGCCGCCTCCCGCTCCGCCATCTCCCGCAACGGCCCGTCCACGGCCACCAGCTCCGCGTACGTCCCGCGCTGCACGACACGTCCCTGGTCCAGCACGATCACCTCGTCCACCGCCTCCAGACCCGCCAGCCGGTGCGTGATGAGCAACGTCGTACGGCCCTCGGTGGCCGCCAGCAGGTCGGCGGTGAGCGCGTCGGCGGTCGGCAGGTCCAGGTGCTCGGCGGGCTCGTCGAGCACCAGGACGGGGAAGTCGGCGAGCAGCGCCCGGGCCAGCGCCAGCCGCTGCCGCTGCCCTCCCGACAGCCGGGCCCCGTGCTCGCCGACGAGCGTGTCGAGCCCGTCGGGCAGGCCGTCGGCCCAGTCCATCAGCCGGGCCCGGCCGAGCGCGGCACGCAGTTCGTCCTCGGTGGCGTCCTTCTTGGCGAGCAGCAAATTCTCGCGCAGTGAACTGTCGAAGAGGTGCGCGTCCTGCGCACACAGCCCGACGAGCCCCCGTACGTCGTCCCCGTGCAGCGCCAACGCGTCCACCCCCGCCAGCGTGTACGAGCCCGCGTCCGCGTCGAGGAAGCGCAGCAGCACCTGCGC encodes the following:
- a CDS encoding peptidoglycan DD-metalloendopeptidase family protein, which codes for MRSYRRHRLIVPILLCALAVLAARPTEAHKEPGGGTGGDSGLSAEVARLYEEAAVATQQYEAGREEAEEQRVRAQRAEKLLDGQRRHIAALHEDLGRIARAQYRSSGGLPVAAQLILADGPEDLMRGQHAFSQTNLAVNNAISKSRRAEARLAADEAKAAVLWQALEKRNTQLAGLKADIEQKLEAARSRLQGQADASVAAGACRGAVRLDQSETEFTSAWVAPVGTYELSASYGSGGARWSSRHTGQDFAVPIGTPVRAVGAGRVVKVSCGGPFGIEIVVGHEGGYYTQYAHLASVAVDQGERVSPGQWIGQSGSTGNSTGPHLHFEARLTPEMGSSVNPVSWLAARGVSL